CGTTAAGGAAAAATCTTGCTTTAAAATCGTCACAACTAACACGGCCACTAATTGATGGCGTGCATATTGCCGACCTGCTGTGGGTCGACTAAAGAAATGCTGCTTCACATAACTATTAACCATCGTTTTAGTGACGGCTGAAATGCCCAACGGCGCTAAGGTTTGATTGACTAACTGTAATAATTGCTCCATATACACCGGTACTGTTGGTAACTGTTGCCATGATAATAATCGAAATTTATTTAATGGTTGTGCTGTCATCGTTAAACCTCCTAAGCTATTATTAAGTTACCGTAACTTAAACTAAAATTCAAGCTAATTTAGTGTTATCAATTAGATTATATAGATTTATAATCTACATAATCAGTAGCAATCCGG
This region of Lactobacillus sp. CBA3605 genomic DNA includes:
- a CDS encoding DUF1836 domain-containing protein, whose amino-acid sequence is MTAQPLNKFRLLSWQQLPTVPVYMEQLLQLVNQTLAPLGISAVTKTMVNSYVKQHFFSRPTAGRQYARHQLVAVLVVTILKQDFSLTTISQAILTIRESRQIEARYTQFSRAFEQTLRRERVELALDPMTRAIQLAAQTVGAHLLTKQQLALLVSEVSKND